The Neospora caninum Liverpool complete genome, chromosome X genome includes a region encoding these proteins:
- a CDS encoding Pyrroline-5-carboxylate reductase,related: protein MEALHKKIAFVGAGVMAFALAKGFVDSDRVKKDQVYMFVRNETKRSLVEDLGYRSFQSIAGLADVDIIVISVKPQDAVQVLHDIRMVVDKDKHLLISICVGLDIETLARALDPNSLNRRICRVMPNTPSQIRHGVSVFSMGQDCTDEDRTTVESLLSAVGSCYKVQEKHIAAAGAISGSGPAFIFTFLDALSDAGVKNGLPRKLAQDLAMDMVEGSAAFARVEFGRRHFAELKDQVTSPGGTTIAGIAALERWGFRNAIIQAIDATTDRAKDLGC, encoded by the exons ATGGAGGCGCTCCACAAGAAAATCG CCTTTGTGGGCGCTGGTGTCATGGCCTTTGCGCTGGCTAAAGGTTTCGTGGACTCCGATAGAGTGAAGAAGGACCAGGTGTACATGTTTGTgagaaacgagacgaaacgcTCTCTCGTCGAGGATCTCGGATACCGATCCTTCCAAAGCATCGCCGGA ctggCCGACGTGGACATCATCGTCATTTCCGTGAAGCCGCAAGACGCAGTTCAGGTCCTGCACGACATCCGCATGGTGGTTGACAAGGACAAGCACCTGTTGATTTCAATCTGCGTGGGTCTCGACATCGAAACACTCGCTCGGGCGTTAGATCCGAATTCTCTGAATCGCCGAATCTGTCGAGTGATGCCCAATACGCCTTCGCAAATCAGACACGGCGTCAGCGTCTTCTCGATGGGACAGGACTGTACAGACGAAGATCGCACAACTGTCGAGTCGCTGCTGAGTGCTGTCGGCAGCTGCTACAAAGTCCAGGAGAAACACATcgccgccgcaggcgccaTCAGTGGTTCAG GGCCAGCGTTCATTTTCACCTTTCTGGATGCCTTGTCGGATGCGGGTGTGAAGAA CGGCTTGCCACGGAAACTCGCCCAGGACCTGGCCATGGACATGGTAGAAGggagcgccgccttcgcccgtGTCGAGTTCGGCAGGCGACACTTTGCAGAACTTAAGGATCAAGTGACATCTCCGGGGGGCACGACGATTGCAGGGATAGCCGCGCTGGAGCGCTGGGGATTTCGAAACGCCA TTATTCAGGCAATCGATGCAACGACAGATCGTGCAAAAGATTTGGGGTGCTAA